A region of the Yarrowia lipolytica chromosome 1C, complete sequence genome:
CTCCTCCATTACTGCTCGCAATGGACACCGAGCTGTGATTCATGCCGTTAGCCCCGTGCATGCCGTTGAtagaggtggtggagtgcTGTCGGGGGCCCAGCTTGGGCACTGGGCCTGAAAGAGACCGATTTCCAAGCGTCAGTCGGTCCAGGTCCTCAGACAGATGCGAGCTCTGCTGGGAGTTTCGGCTGCTGATTGGAGACTCCACAAGAGGTGAAAAGTGAGACTCATACGAGTCCTGGTTGTACCAGTCGTGCAGCTGTTTGATGGTAGCATCCCATTGTCGCAGTTGCTCTTCGTGTCGGAACCGCATGGTCATAGAGCCATAGCCGTCTCCTTTGTACGTAAGCGTCAAAGAGTATCCGTTTTCTGTACTAGATATCATGTTGGTCACGTTGGCGATGTAGATTCGGCCCTTGAGAGAAAGAACTGTCTTTTGTGGCTTCTTTGAGGGCAAACTCATTGTCTTACCCTTTTTATCACGTGTCTCTTTGCAACACAGGATGATGGCCTCGAACAAATACACCAGGTACTCATATTCACCGGACTCCTTTGCAATCGTAAGGTGGTCCATGTAGAGCAGGTCTCCAAAATCTTCAAGGTTGTAGCTCTTCCAGCTATCTATTCGCTCGCACAGGTCTTGAATGATAGCCACGTTCTCCACCCTTCGCTGTGTCTCGTTGACACTGTTGGTAACCCGCTTGATGGCCTCCAAACCGTCTAGCAGCTCTGACGCGTAAGGATggtcgctgctgctcacTTTTACCAGCTCTCGTAGCAGTAATGGGTACTTGCAGATTCGTTGAATGGGCTTGATGAGGAAGGCCTGGAGCTCGTAGGTAGGCTCGATGATGTGGGCGAGGGCGGTGAGTTTGGGGGCCTCCTGAACAGCCAGATCGGAGGACGCCTTTTGGTTCAGCGCGTAGGGCTCGTAGATGTGAAAGCCAGCCTCCATGTTGAGGAAAAGTGCGCCAAAGCGCTGCTCTTCGACCGGCAGAGAGCACACATGTTCAATACCGACCAGTACTCTTCTCTGGAAGTCGACCAGTGCAGATACGTTCAGAAACATGAGATGTATAGTGTCTGGGTTTAGGATTTCAGCTTCCAGGAGACGGTTTTGGTAGTCGTGCAGTATTTCGAGATCCTGGACGTACTTTCGCTCTGTCTGTAGCAGCTCTTGAACCACGTTGTATCGCGCGTCTCGGGTGGCGGGTGCGGTTATGGGTGCAGTTTTCGGAGGCAGCAGGTGTCTGGCCTCCAGcgtctccaccaccatgctGACCGTACGCATCACTTTGATAAGATCGCCCGTGTTTTCGGAAAAgaggttggagatggtgaaGAGCTCGTCGTCCGAGTAGCCCAGCTCGGCCTTGCAGCCCTGCACAAAGTCGTAGACCGACCGTTTGCATGTTCGCACGTCGATGGACGCGCGGTTAGCGGCGGCGTGGGGGTCCACTGTGAGTGGAGTTCGAGGTTGCAGCATGTTGAACAAGATGCACAGGGGGGCTCCTAGTCGGAACAAAGACCAGAGCTGGGTAACGGGGTCCAGGGGGATGGAGGGGGGTAGGTGGGTGATGGGCACGA
Encoded here:
- a CDS encoding uncharacterized protein (Compare to YALI0C14828g, similar to Saccharomyces cerevisiae CDC24 (YAL041W); ancestral locus Anc_7.32, weakly similar to uniprot|P11433 Saccharomyces cerevisiae YAL041w CDC24 GTP/GDP exchange factor for CDC42P) — protein: MNGSSRRLSPPNDNLAHQQMLHQEINNLLPSSPYTKTPQQRKSSSQSTPSLSTLSPSTQNSTYPSTPRLRSMTPTMSMSSVQSTAPTSVAPMPVANLVMNRQADSEKSLYNMCKTMRDRFHDIEQVRPFLEDSEMSSIVPITHLPPSIPLDPVTQLWSLFRLGAPLCILFNMLQPRTPLTVDPHAAANRASIDVRTCKRSVYDFVQGCKAELGYSDDELFTISNLFSENTGDLIKVMRTVSMVVETLEARHLLPPKTAPITAPATRDARYNVVQELLQTERKYVQDLEILHDYQNRLLEAEILNPDTIHLMFLNVSALVDFQRRVLVGIEHVCSLPVEEQRFGALFLNMEAGFHIYEPYALNQKASSDLAVQEAPKLTALAHIIEPTYELQAFLIKPIQRICKYPLLLRELVKVSSSDHPYASELLDGLEAIKRVTNSVNETQRRVENVAIIQDLCERIDSWKSYNLEDFGDLLYMDHLTIAKESGEYEYLVYLFEAIILCCKETRDKKGKTMSLPSKKPQKTVLSLKGRIYIANVTNMISSTENGYSLTLTYKGDGYGSMTMRFRHEEQLRQWDATIKQLHDWYNQDSYESHFSPLVESPISSRNSQQSSHLSEDLDRLTLGNRSLSGPVPKLGPRQHSTTSINGMHGANGMNHSSVSIASSNGGGMSRARSASTPGFDDGSMRPSNIKVRVQYFQDVFTLIVPAKVTYDQLIERVERKVRLCGKVVPAPLRIKYQDEDGDMVTIHSDEDIAMALEQKNLEQLNIWVA